The Arthrobacter sp. D5-1 genome segment CCGTCAGGCTCTTGGCAGCAGCAACAGCGTCACCCTTGATGAAGGCGATTGCAGTAGGGCCGGCGAGCTGATCGTTGAATGCTTCAACTCCAGCTTCCTTGGCTGCAATGGCACTCAGGGTGTTCTTGACGACCGAGAACTTGGTGTCCTGGCCGAGCGCAACACGCAGTTCCTTGAGCTGTGCAACAGTGAGCCCGCGGTATTCGGTCAGGACAGCCGCGTTCGATTCCTTGAAATCGTTGGTGATCTCTGCAACTGCGGAGATCTTGCTAGGCGTTGTCATAACCCTCCTTCCGGGGAATAAAGCCGGTCTTCCGGGTCCCCGCTCACGAGAGCTAAAACTAAAAACGCCCCGCGCAGATGCACGGGGCTTGGCTCAACACAGACTGAATCCGTGGAGACTTGCTTCGTTCACCTGCGCCGGCCGCCCTATGTTCAGGGTCCTTCGTCAAGGAATTCACTTTAGCCTCAAGGGCGTAGCTGCAGAATTGAGCTTCGCTCGAAAGAGTGGATTCCCATCAACCGACGGTCTTTGGTATTTCAAGGTTACGGGAGAGTGTTCCCCAAACCAAATCGACGGCGGTACTAGTCCGACGACGTCGTGTCCTTGCCCCGTCCGGGAAGTTCCTTCTGCCAGAGTCCGGTGACGCCCGCCGTCGTAAATCCCAACTGCTTGTTCACTGTGAGGAGGTAGCGGTTCTCGGGCGCGTTCCCGGTGTTCCTGGAGAACCAAGGTGTCGTCTTGGAAAACCACGTCCTGGCGGTGCGCCAGGACGCTGATGGTGGTCAGGCCCACCAAACGTCCGCTCTCACTATGCTCGACGGCGGTGACCACCGTGCGTCGTCCCTGCGCCAGGGCTGCGTCTTCTGTTTCACGCAGGACAACGGGATCGAACACCATGCCGCTTGCCTCGACCTCGGGGGCATCTTCTTCCCCCTCATCGCGGACCACCTCGCCGGCAGCATTTTCCAACTCCGCCACGGCTTCAAGCCACGGTTCCGGGCAGCGGTCCGTCCAGTGGTGCAGGACATAGCGGCCGCCATTGGCTTCCTCGGCCTCCACCTGCAGGTCGCCCACCAGTTTGGAGTCGAGGGGCAGGACGCAGGAGCTGAACTGCTCAATGTGCTGCAGGGTGTAGCCGGCACGTTTGGCAAAATCCACTTCCCTGCTGCTCACGGGAATAAAGCCCGCACCGCTTCCAGGGATCAGCTGGTCCTCGGGGACCTCAGTCAGTGATGTTGCAGGATGGTTGGTGTCCACCAGGATCATGGTCCTGCCCTCTGCCCGCGCCAGTTGTTCGGCGGCTTCAAGCAATTGCCGTCCGACGCCCTGGCTTTGATACTCAGGCAGGATATCCAAGGTGAATTCGGCCAGGTCCATGTTGTCGGCCAGGGGCAAGGCAATATCCACGGTGCCCACAATGGCGCCATCGACCTTGGCCACCAGGATGATCTGGCGCTCATAGGGATCGGAGAACTCCAGCAGCTTCTCCAGGGGTGTGTAGGCGAGGTCGTCGCTCCCCCAGGTCTCCATGCGTACCCGTCGGCCTACTTCCACAGCGTCCAGGAAATCAGCGGCGTCGGGGCTGTCCAGGGTGTCAGGCACCCACAGCTGCTCGACGTGAACGGTCTTTGCCTCGTCTACAGTCATCCCAGCCGTTTCTGCCATTCGCCTTCAAAGCCGGAGGGCTTGAATCCCAGGGCGTTATTTATGGCCAGCATATGCCGGTTTTCATTGGCGTTCCATGTCATCACCGACGTGGCGTCTGGCCAGAGGTCCCTTGCGCGACGAAGATTGGCGATCTTGACCAACATCCCCAAGCGGTGGCCACGGTGTCCAGGGGCCACCAACGTGTCCTCCTGGTAGATCACTGCAGGCAGGGCTGCGCGATGTGTCAGGACTGTGTAGGCAGCCAGCTCACCAGTGGCGTCGTGCCGGGCGACCGCCACCACCGGGTCAACACCGCCCGCCCTCCAGGCGGATTCTTCCTGGCGTACCCGGGCGGCATCCCAGTCTTCACCCTCCCAGCCCAACCCGGCGATGGGCACTTCCGTGCTCATGAGGCTCTTGAGTCGTGCGAAGACGTCCACCAGATGGTCCGGGCACCGGTCCTGCCAGGCGATGACGCTGTACCCGGCAGCCCGCTGCACAGCTTCAGACTCGAGCTCCCGCAGGATGTCCTCCCCGACGGGGAAGGGCAGCGTGCTGTTTGTTTCAACCTGTTCCAGCGAGTACCCATGATGGAGGGCGAAAAGGGTGGATGCGGAATCCAGCGGCACACCGCCGGTGCCGGACTTGGCCTCCAGCAACCGGGCCCGTTCCGTGGCCGGCCCGAGTGGCTCCTCGCAGTACCCGTCAAGGGAGATGCGGCCTCTTCCACGCGCCAGTTCCTCCACAACGCCAAGGATGGCGGATCCAAACCCGCGCCGCCGGAAAGGTGCGGCGACGAGGACGTCCACGCCCGCCGTCGTCGTGTTTTCCCTCAGTGGCAGTGTCAGCGTTCCCCGTCCCACCACGGCACCATCGAGATAGGCCAGGAACGCCTGCCGCTCCTCGTACTCACTCCCCCGCCAAAAGACAGCTGCTTCAGCCAACGTGGGACAACGGTCCCGGTTGCCCCAGAGCTCCAGCTGGTGGGCAATGTCCAGCCCATGGAACGCATTGAATTCCGACTCATCGTCACCAGGCTGCGCAGGCACGGGGATCCGTTCTACGGACAGCCCGCCAGGGATGGAAGGGTTCGACGACGACACGCACCACAGCCTACGGCGCACCACTGCCGGTGAACAGGGAACAAGGCAAAAAGGACCGCCCGGCATAGCCGGACGGTCCTTTATCAGAGCCAGTGCTCGCGAAGCTTACGCGTCGGTGAGAACCTTGGTGACGTTCGGGTCAACGGTGATGCCCGGACCGAACGTGGTGGCAACGGTAGCCTTCTGGATGTAGCGGCCCTTGGAAGCGGACGGCTTCAAGCGAAGCACCTCTTCCAGTGCAGCTGCGTAGTTCTCGGCCAGCTTGTTGGCGTCGAAGGAAACCTTGCCGATGATGAAGTGCAGGTTCGAGTGCTTGTCGACGCGGAAGTCGATCTTGCCACCCTTGATGTCGTTGACAGCCTTGGTGACATCCGGGGTAACCGTACCGGTCTTCGGGTTCGGCATGAGGTTACGCGGGCCGAGGACCTTACCGAGGCGGCCAACCTTGCCCATGAGGTCAGGGGTTGCCACTGCGGCGTCGAAATCGGTCCAGCCAGCTGCGATCTTTTCGATCAGGTCATCGGAACCAACGAAGTCGGCGCCGGCAGCGATTGCTGCTTCAGCCTTGTCGCCGGTTGCGAAAACGAGGACGCGGGCGGTCTTACCGGTGCCGTGCGGCAGGTTGACGGTGCCACGAACCATCTGGTCGGCCTTACGCGGGTCAACGCCCAAACGGAAAGCTACCTCAACGGTTGCGTCGAACTTGGAAGGGTTGGTGTCCTTCGCGAGGGTGATGGCTTCGATCGGGGCGTAGACCTTGTCTGCCTCGATCTTGGCTACGGCTGCCTCATATGCTTTGCTGCGCTTTGCCATGCTGCTGTTTCTCCTTGTGCAGTTGTGGTCTGCGGACCGCGCTGGGCCCTGCCACAGTCGTGGATCCGGCAAGGATCCTGCGACATTTCAAATGTTTCAGATGCCGGTTGCCCGGCGGGTGAAGGCCACAATGGCCTTCGAAGACTACTAGCCTTCTACGGTGATACCCATGGAGCGGGCGGTGCCGGCGATGATCAGGGCAGCAGCCTTGATGTCGTTGGCGTTGAGGTCTTCCATCTTGGTGGAAGCAATTTCCTCGACCTGTGCCTGGGTCAGCTTGGCAACCTTGACGGTGTGCGGGGTAGCTGAACCCTTGGCGACGCCTGCAGCCTTCTTGATGAGCTCTGCAGCCGGCGGGGTCTTGGTGATGAAGGTGAAGGAACGGTCTTCGTAGACCGTGATTTCCACCGGGATAACGTTTCCGCGCTGGGATTCCGTTGCAGCGTTGTACGCCTTGCAGAATTCCATGATGTTGACACCGTGCTGGCCAAGCGCAGGACCGATCGGCGGGGCCGGGTTAGCGGCACCTGCCTGGATCTGCAGCTTGATGAGGCCGGTGACCTTCTTCTTGGGAGCCAATGTAGGGTCCTTCTCTCAATAGCTTCCTGGGGCACAGGAGCGCGTCCCAGGTTTTTGGCCGCCATGGCGAGGCGGCCGGCCGCTCCCGAACTGCTAAGCAGGCAGGACTGGAGCGAAATTTTGGAATCAGCTAGATCTTGGTGACCTGGTTGAATGCGAGCGTCACCGGGGTTTCGCGCTCGAAGATCGAGACCAGGACCACCAGGGTCTGGGACTCGGGCTTGATCTCGGAGATCGTTGCCGGAAGGGTCTCGAACGGGCCCTCCTTGACGATGACCGACTCGCCGACCTCGAAGTCGACGGCCACGGGAGCCTGGTTCTGCTTGTTGACCGGCTTGCCCTGCTCTGCCTGCTCTTCCTCGAAGACCGGGGCGAGCATGGAGAAGACCTCGTCAAGGCGCAGCGGCACGGGGTTGTGGGCGTTGCCCACGAAGCCGGTGACGCCAGGGGTGTGGCGAACGGCGCCCCAGGAGGCGTCGGTCAGGTCCATGCGGACCAGGACGTAGCCGGGAATGCGAACGCGGTTGATGACCTTGCGCTGCGCGTTCTTGATCTCGACGACCTCTTCCATGGGGACCTGGATTTCGAAGATGTAATCTTCCATGTCCAGGGTCTGGATACGGGTCTCAAGGTTTGCCTTCACGCGGTTTTCGTAACCTGCGTAGGAGTGGATGACGTACCAGTCACCTTCCTGGCGGCGCAGCTTGCCCTTGAATTCTTCGGCCGGATCGGCCGGAGCTGCAGCAGCGGCGGCTGCCAGGTCGTCGCCGTCGGACTCTTCCGAAGCGTCGTCCTCGTCTGCAACATCGCCGGACGCGTCATCAGATTCGGCGTCGACGTCAGCTTCGAAGTCCTCTTCGGAATCATCGGCGTCGGCAGATTCGGGCGCAGCAGAATCAACCTCGGACTCTTCCGCAGCCTCAACTGCAGCGCCCTCAGTTTCTTCCAGCTCAGTCTCGTTTACCTCGAGCTCCTGCTCAGACACTTGGTCTCCTGCTTCCTCATTGCCTAACATGCCTATTTAAATGGCTCAATTCCGCAAACCCCGCAAAACTCCTGAATTACCGAGGAATTTCACACAGTTTGCGGACAGATCCGCTTAGCGGTCCGTAGCCCCTGACCCACCGAAGACCCAGCTGACTCCCGTGCCGAAGGCCAGGTCCAGAAGGGTGACGATGAGCATCATGATGGCCACGAACACCAGCACCACGAGCGTGTAATTGATCAGTTCCTTGCGGGTGGGAGCAACGACCTTCTTCAGTTCACCAATGACCTGGCGGACGAAGAGAGCAATACGGGCGAAGAAGCCACGATCGGCTTTCTTGGCGGGACGGCCCTTCGAGCTGCTGGCAGCTGTTTCGGTCACCTGGTCCTCACTCACCTTGCAAAGTCGTTGACCCGACTCTGATCAGAGCCATGGTTGCTGCGCTTGCCCCGGCGTTTCCGCCGGGACAGCTTGCGCAGGGCAGACAGGACTCGAACCTGCAACCTGCGGTTTTGGAGACCGCTGCGCTACCAATTGCGCCACTACCCTATGGATCGAATCCATGTTTCAGGCCGCACTTCAGCCTGTGGTGCTTTTCAACACCGGTGAACCAGTCTACGCAAGAATTTCGCGATAGTCGAACCGGCCCGTTTCCGGTCCCCCCAGCCCTAAAAACCTGTGATCAGCATTATCAGTCACAAAGTCCGGCAGGCACGCGGGAGGTCCGCAGAACAGCATAAGGTAGTTTACGTCGAATCCCATCATCCAGCCCACGAGCTGCCTGCGAAGAACGGTACATAGATGTCTGCCGGAACAACTACCGCCCGCATTTCACAGCGAATCTCCGCCATTGCCGAGTCCGCCACCCTTGCCGTTGATGCCAAGGCCAAGGCACTGAAGGCCGCAGGCCGTCCCGTGATCGGTTTCGGTGCCGGGGAACCCGATTTCCCCACCCCGGATTACATTGTCCAGGCCGCCATTGAAGCTGCGGGCCAGCCGAAGTACCACCGCTACTCCCCCGCCGGCGGCCTCCCTGAGCTGAAGAAGGCCATCGCAGAGAAGACCCTGCGGGACTCCGGCTACCAGGTTGACCCCTCCCAGGTGCTGGTGACCAACGGCGGCAAGCAGGCCGTGTACAACACCTTCGCTACACTGGTGGATCCGGGCG includes the following:
- a CDS encoding GNAT family N-acetyltransferase; the encoded protein is MSSSNPSIPGGLSVERIPVPAQPGDDESEFNAFHGLDIAHQLELWGNRDRCPTLAEAAVFWRGSEYEERQAFLAYLDGAVVGRGTLTLPLRENTTTAGVDVLVAAPFRRRGFGSAILGVVEELARGRGRISLDGYCEEPLGPATERARLLEAKSGTGGVPLDSASTLFALHHGYSLEQVETNSTLPFPVGEDILRELESEAVQRAAGYSVIAWQDRCPDHLVDVFARLKSLMSTEVPIAGLGWEGEDWDAARVRQEESAWRAGGVDPVVAVARHDATGELAAYTVLTHRAALPAVIYQEDTLVAPGHRGHRLGMLVKIANLRRARDLWPDATSVMTWNANENRHMLAINNALGFKPSGFEGEWQKRLG
- the rplA gene encoding 50S ribosomal protein L1 is translated as MAKRSKAYEAAVAKIEADKVYAPIEAITLAKDTNPSKFDATVEVAFRLGVDPRKADQMVRGTVNLPHGTGKTARVLVFATGDKAEAAIAAGADFVGSDDLIEKIAAGWTDFDAAVATPDLMGKVGRLGKVLGPRNLMPNPKTGTVTPDVTKAVNDIKGGKIDFRVDKHSNLHFIIGKVSFDANKLAENYAAALEEVLRLKPSASKGRYIQKATVATTFGPGITVDPNVTKVLTDA
- the rplK gene encoding 50S ribosomal protein L11; the encoded protein is MAPKKKVTGLIKLQIQAGAANPAPPIGPALGQHGVNIMEFCKAYNAATESQRGNVIPVEITVYEDRSFTFITKTPPAAELIKKAAGVAKGSATPHTVKVAKLTQAQVEEIASTKMEDLNANDIKAAALIIAGTARSMGITVEG
- the nusG gene encoding transcription termination/antitermination protein NusG; translated protein: MSEQELEVNETELEETEGAAVEAAEESEVDSAAPESADADDSEEDFEADVDAESDDASGDVADEDDASEESDGDDLAAAAAAAPADPAEEFKGKLRRQEGDWYVIHSYAGYENRVKANLETRIQTLDMEDYIFEIQVPMEEVVEIKNAQRKVINRVRIPGYVLVRMDLTDASWGAVRHTPGVTGFVGNAHNPVPLRLDEVFSMLAPVFEEEQAEQGKPVNKQNQAPVAVDFEVGESVIVKEGPFETLPATISEIKPESQTLVVLVSIFERETPVTLAFNQVTKI
- the secE gene encoding preprotein translocase subunit SecE produces the protein MSEDQVTETAASSSKGRPAKKADRGFFARIALFVRQVIGELKKVVAPTRKELINYTLVVLVFVAIMMLIVTLLDLAFGTGVSWVFGGSGATDR